DNA from Candidatus Cloacimonas acidaminovorans str. Evry:
ACCCGTTGTTAGTATCTGTCGTTCCTACGGAACTTTTTCTTAACAAAAGAGATAAGTTGTTCACTTTTCGCCGGGTTCAAACCCGTCGTTAATATCTGTCGTTCCTGCGGAACTCATTCTTAATAAGAGAGATAAGTTATGTCCTTTACGCTTTTCGCCGGGTTCAAATCTTTCCATAATATCTATCGTTCTAATGTCATTCCTGCGAAATCAGGAATCCAGATATTTTTAAACTATATAACTGAATTTTCAATAGGGAATTAATCTAATTTGCTTTCTACGAAATTTTTACTACAATATGTGCTTAACGAATGGAGAAATGATATTAACAATTATTTCTATTGCATTATTGGGTTTTAAGGAAAGGTTTATGCTCTCCACGCTATCATTGTATTGCTCTTGGAAACTATAAAAATGTTAAACTTTTAATCTTTTTCGTCCCTATCTCTTATTCTTATCTCTATATTGATGTTACGATTACCTTTTGGGAGATATTCATCTATTATTGTTCCTGTTGGGTGAAAAGGATTATAAGATTTAGATAACTTATATAACTTTATCAAGCCGTATCCTATAAGAATAATTAGAATTATGAACACCATTTTTTGTTTACCTCTAATTTACAATATATTTATTCCTTACCGCCTAACAACTACAAAATGAACGACGCGAATGTCGTTCTACTGGTTAATAATCAGTTCCTTTTGCCTGCGTATTTCAGAGGGTTTAGGAATATGAATCGGCTTTCCTGTTTCATAATCTAAACCGGTATAATACATACAAGTGGAAATTGTCATAGGCGTAGGGGTAAATTCTTGCACCTGTTCTACCTTTAATTTATTTTTTCTTAGCCAATTACGAAGTTCAAAAGCATCTTCCATAGTAGTTCCTGGATGACCAATTATCAGGTAAGGAATAATTTGGCTTTTTAGTCCCGCTTTATTAGTGTAAAAATAAAACTTTTTACAAAACTTTTCAAAGACCTCAATCTGCGGTTTATTCATCAAGCGTAAAACACTAGAAACAGAATGCTCCGGCGCAAGTTTTAAACGCCCTCCCGTATATTTAGTAGCAAGGGCTTCAATATAGTTATCATCATTTACTGCCATATCATAGCGAATTCCGGAGGCAATAAATAAATGTTTGATACGGGGTAAATTCCCTATTTTAGCAAGGATTTCCAACTGAACCGAATGATTTATTTGCAAATTGGGACAAATATCTGGAACCAGACAGGAATTTCTTTTACAGGTCTCAGGAAAATCCAAACCGCAAAATGAAGCATACATATTTGCAGTTGGACCACCTACATCGGAAATTGTGCCGGTATGTTTTTGTGCTTCTTTCAGCAGAGAGGTCTCCGATCTGGATTGAATATTGCGTCCTTGATGACAGGCAATAGCACAAAAATTGCAACCACCATAACATCCGCGATGAGAAGTAATAGAATCCTTAATTTGTTCATAAGCAGGAATTTTGTGCCCTGCATAAACAGGATGCGGTTGATATGCAAAAGGCAAAGCATAAATGCTATCCATTTCCTTTGTAGTTAATGGTTTTGCCGGTGGATTATGTTTCAGCCAGCGTCCTGCATTTTTTTGAAAGATAGTTTTTGTTCTATAATTATCCTCAAATTGTCTGGTCATTTGATAAAAGGTCTCTTTAGCGGAACACTTCTCTGCTTCCGGCAAAATA
Protein-coding regions in this window:
- a CDS encoding YgiQ family radical SAM protein → MPFLPVNQSDLKERDWDYLDIILISGDAYIDHPSFAAAIIGRTLEAAGFRVGIIPQPDWRNDSSFTVLGKPRLFFGITAGNMDSMVNHYTAQRKLRNDDAYSPDGISGKRPDRAIIIYTNIIKRLFKGVPIVIGGIESSLRRIAHYDFWQDKVRNSILADSKGDILIYGMGERPVTDLAILLQKGVPVSSIQNLPSTVVFSSTFPAKEDIILPEAEKCSAKETFYQMTRQFEDNYRTKTIFQKNAGRWLKHNPPAKPLTTKEMDSIYALPFAYQPHPVYAGHKIPAYEQIKDSITSHRGCYGGCNFCAIACHQGRNIQSRSETSLLKEAQKHTGTISDVGGPTANMYASFCGLDFPETCKRNSCLVPDICPNLQINHSVQLEILAKIGNLPRIKHLFIASGIRYDMAVNDDNYIEALATKYTGGRLKLAPEHSVSSVLRLMNKPQIEVFEKFCKKFYFYTNKAGLKSQIIPYLIIGHPGTTMEDAFELRNWLRKNKLKVEQVQEFTPTPMTISTCMYYTGLDYETGKPIHIPKPSEIRRQKELIINQ